A region of the Cellulomonas sp. WB94 genome:
GGTGTCGTTCGTCTGCTTGAACCGGTCGACGTCGAGGACCAGCGCCGCGAAGCGCGTGCCGTGGCGTTCCCAGTCGGCGATCCGACGGCTCAGGCACCCGTCGAGGGATCGACGGTTGCCCACGCCCGTGAGGGGATCGACGAGCGAGAGTCGCTCCGCCTCGCGCAGGTCCTGCTCCAGCTCCCTGCGGTCGGAGTCGTCCCGGAAGGTCTCGACCGCTCCGCTGATCGTCCCGTCCTCGGAGCGGAGGGCGACCGCGGTCACGTGGACCGGGCGGACGTGACCGTCGCGGTGGTGCAGGAACACGCGGACCGACCGCGGGCGGCCGTCCCTCATCGTCGCGACCAGCGGGCAGCTCGCGCCGCAGAGCTCGACGCCGCGCTCGTTGACATGGTTGAGGCGTCCGTCGCCGCACCAGCGACCCACCATGTCGTCTGCGGAGAACCCGGAGATCGCCTCCGCGGCACGGTTCCAGTACGTGATGAGCCTGGACGGCTCGACGACGTACATCCCGTCGCTCATGGCATCCAGCAACGCCGCGTGGGACGGTGCGCCCGTCACGGGCGTCGTGTCTGGTGGATCGTCACAAACGATCACGCTAGGGGCCGATTCGTCGCGGCGCGTGGGCCGATCAGGTCCCTGGGGCAGAAATCACCCCTGCCGACATCCGACCGGTCAGGTCGTGACTTCACGGCGACCGGCGCGAGATTAGGGTGTGGACCGGGAAGTCGTGGCTGCCGAGGGAGGTACCCGTGCCGGGCGTGACCAGTGCCGACGTCGCTCGAGAGAGCGGCGTCTCGCGGACCACGGTCAGCTACGTGCTCAACGCCAAGGAGGGCGTGGCGATCTCCGAGGCGACGCGCCAGCGGGTCCGCGCGGCGGCGCTGCGGCTCGGCTACTCGCCGTCGGCGGCCGCCCGGACGCTGCGCCTGGGCAAGAGCGACCTCGTGCTCTGCGTGCTGCCGAACTGGCCGATCGGCCCGGTCATCGACACGTTGCTCGACCACCTCGCCCGCCAGCTCGCCGAGCGCGGCCTGTCCGTGCTCGTCCACCACGGTCGCGGTACCCGGCCGTTGTCCGAGCTGTGGCGGGCGGTGACGCCCCGTGCCGTCGTCGGCTTCACCGCGTTCGCCCCCGAGGACGAGCGGTCGATGCGCCAGGCAGGCATCCAGGTCGTCGGCACCGCGCTCGAGCAGGACCCCCGCGACCCCGTCGTCCACTCGGTCTCCCAGACCGGGATCGGCCGCCTCCAGGTGCAGCACCTCGCCTCCCGTGGCCATCGCATGATCGCGTACGCGACGGCCACGGATCCTCGCCTCGCGGACTTCGCCGAAGGACGGCTCGCGGGCGTGCGGCTCGAGTGCGCGGACCGCGGACTCCCCGAGCCGCTCGTGACGCCCGTCGACCTCGACGTGCGGTCGGCTGCGCTCGCTGTCCGGGCCTGGCGCGCGGCCGACTCCCCCGTGACCGCCGTGGCCGCCTACAACGACGAGGTGGCGCTCGCCGTGCTCGCGGGGCTGCACAGCGAGGGGCTCGGTGTGCCCTCGGAGGTCGCAGTCATCGGGGTCGACGACATCCCGGCCGCGCGGCTCTCGCTCCCGGCTCTGACCACGGTGTCCCAGGGTGTCGACGCGCAGGCGCGGTATCTCGCCTCGGCTGTGCTCGCCGCCCTCGACGGCCACACCGACCCGCCGACGTTCCCGGCCGACGTCCTCGACGTCGTCGTGCGCGACTCGACCTGACGTCGCCCGTATGCCCCCGTGGACGGCTCTGGGGGCCGGAGCGGGCTCGCTCCGGCCCCCAGGACCTTGGTCAGGCGCTAGTCGAACACGTCCGTCACGGGAAGCTGGTGACGAAGCTCGGGGTACCGGTGGTGGTGTTGTCCACCGGCGCCCCCGTGTCGTTGACGACATGGTCGATCGTCCCGGCACTGAGGTTGACCGTCATGACGTGGTGCAGCGCGACGCCCGGCGTCACCGGGACCTCGAACCCGCGCGTGGCGTGGATCGTCGGGTCGACGTTGGTGAAGATGTAGGCGCCGCCGCCCCACAGCTCGTGGGTCGTGACGTCGTCGGCCACCTTGTACGCCGCCCAGCCGAGGACGCCGTCGTGCTGCCACGCCGCCTGGTTCGGCGGGTCGTACGGCAGCTCGTTCTGGAAGAACACGGTGCGGCCGTTCTCACCGTTCCAGAGGACGTTGTACTGCTGGTAGTGCTCCACGAACAGCCCGGTGGCGGTCACGTCGTCGCCGTTGACGACGACGCCGTTGCGACCGGTGTTGATGTCCCAGCCGACGGAGCCCGCGACGCCGTGGTCCGCGCGCCAGGCCCAGATGTGGTCGATCAGCACGTTGTCGCTGTTGACCTCGAGACTGACGTCCGCCTTGCCGACGTGCGGACCGCCGACGCGGAAGTAGACGTCGCTGAGCGTCGTCGGGTTGAGCGCGTCCGACTTCTTGTCGGACCGGGTGTCCCTGTCGTGGCCGCTCTTCGTGCCGACGCGCAGGAGGACCGGCGAGCTGACGTCACCCGCGTCGATCGTGAGGCCGGCGAGGATCACCCCGGGCACGTCCGCCACCGTGACGGGAGTCGCGCCGCCGACGGCGGTCAGGGTCGCGTGGCCGAGACCCAGGACCACGGTGTTCGCGCGCTTGACCGCGATGGACCTCGAGACGTCATAGACGCCGGGCGTCAGCAGCAGGTTGCGGCCGCGGGCGAGCTCGTTGTTGATGACCTGCACCGAGTCGGACGGCTTCACGACGAAGAAGTCGGCGATCGGGATCGACCGTCCTGGGGTCATGCCGTCCGCCCACGTGACGCCACGGCTGTTCTGCTGCGCCGACGGCACGTACACGTTGTACCGGCCGCTTCCGTCGACGTACAGGAACGGCTTCTCACGGCTTACAGGAGTCGTGTCGAGCGTCGTGTACGGCGGGTTGGGGAACGCCTCGTCGGTCGGGGCGCCGACGACGCCGGAGAAGACCGCGTTCCAGACGCCGTTGGACCATCCACCGATGTCGCTGTTGCGGGTGATCCACTGCTGCTGCGAGCCGTTGATGATGAACCCGCTCTTGGTGTCCGCGATGTAGCCGCCGCTCGCGTACTGGGGGCCGGCCGTGCAGTAGTCCATCAGCGAGAGGTTCCCGCCGGTGATGTTGAGGCGGCGCATCGACACGGCCTGCGACACGGCCCAGAAGTCGGCCGAGGCCCGGCAGCCGTCTTGACCCGCGCCGTTGATGTTCAGCGTGAGGTTCGACAGCGTGCGCCAGAAGTTCACGAGAGCCAGGCAGTTGCTGGTGCCGCCGTCCTCGAGGCAGCGGTTGTAGACCTCGATCTTGCCGTTGATGACGACGTCCGTCGGGGAGGCTCCGAGGCCTGCGACCTCGGTGTAGTAGCCGACCTTGATCTGCAGCGGCTCGGTGTCCGTGCCGTAGACCCCTGGCTTGAACAGCAGGGCGTGCCGGCCGGTCTCCATCTCGGCGTCGATCTGCTCGGCGTTGACCGCGTCGACGGTCGCCTGGATCTCGCTCACCGGCATCGTCGGGTCGAACATGATGACGTTCGGGCCGAGGTCCGGCTGGGTGGGGTTCGTCGCGGGCGGGTTGGTCGCACCGGCTGCGGTGGCGATGCCGCCCGTGAGGGCGGTCGCAAGAGCGACGCCCAGCGCAAGGGCGCGGCCACGACGCCGCCGGCTGGGCTGCGACGTGTCATGGCGCTGGGCGCCGGGGATGGGTAACGATCTCATGCGATTCAGTCCTCCCCATTGAGGTGAAATGCACCGGTGACTCGTGTCACTCAGGCAGCACCCAGACTAGGGACACCGGGGGGGATGTCAAGGGCTGAGCACCCGTGGGGGCTGATCCGCGCGAGCGTGCCCGGCACGAGCCACGTACCGTGTGGGCGTACCGAGAGGGGAGATGCCATGAGCGACACACCGAACACCGAAGTCGCAGGCAGTCTCGTCGGCGACCGCTACCGCATCGAGGCCGTCATCGGTCATGGCGGCATGGCCGCGGTCTACCGCGCCCGTGACGAGCTCCTGGGGCGCGTGGTGGCGCTGAAGGTCATCGCTCCGGCCTCCGCCGACGCCTCGTCGGTGCGACGCGCGCGAGCCGAGGTCGAGCTCCTCGCATCGCTCAACCATCACGCGCTGGTCACCCTGTTCGACGCCGGTGTCGACGAGCTCGACGGCGTCGAGCGGACGTTCCTCGTCATGGAGTTCGTCGACGGCCCGACCCTCGGTGCGCGGATCGAGCGTGGTCCCCTCGCCCGTGCCGACGTGTGCCGGATGGCCGTGGACCTCGCCGAGGCGCTGCACGTCGTCCATGCGAGCGGGATCGTCCATCGCGACATCAAGCCGGGCAACGTGCTCCTCGGCTCCTCGCCGCTGCCCACGCACGAGTTCACCGCGAAGCTCGCCGACTTCGGGATCGCCCACCTCATCGACTCGACCCGCCTGACCGCCACGGGAGGCCTGGTCGGCACGGCTGCCTACCTCAGCCCCGAGCAGGCCCGCGGCGCAGCTCCGGCTCCCGCGTCGGACGTCTACTCGTTGGGCCTCGTGCTCCTCGAGTCGCTGACGCGGACGCGCGCGTTCCCGGGCGCTCTCATGGAGTCCGTCGGCGCGCGTCTGGTCAGCGACCCACCGATCCCCGGCTCCGTCGGTTCCGGGTGGGCGGCACTCCTGTCGGCCATGACGGCGCGGGACCCGGAGGCGCGCCCGAGCGCCGTGGACGTCGCCGTCGCTGCCCGGGCGCTCGAGCACGACCTGCTGGCGTCTGGTGATCCCCTCGACACGTCATTCGCCACACAGGTCCTCGCAACGAGCGTCGGCGGACCGGCTCCGACCACCCTGACCGTCCCGATGGATGCGCACGCGAGCGGCTCAACAGCCGTCATGCCGGCCGCCGTCCTCGAACAGCTCGGCCGCGACGCCGCGAGCCGTGCCGCCGAGCACGCCGCGGAGAGCAGTGCTGCCCGCGCCACCGGTCACGAGGCGACGAGCAGTGCAGCGCGCACCACCGGCCACGAGGCCACGAGCGGACGCACCGCGGGGTCGACCGGCGCAGGGCACCCGCGCCGGCTCCGCCGCCCTCTCGTTCTGGCAGCAGTCGCCCTGCTGGTCGTCGTCGCGGCCGTCGTGGCGGTGCCTCGTATCGCTGCCCCCGCACCCAGCACCGTGCCGACCCTGCCGGCCGTCGTCGAGCCGCTCGGCACCGACCTGCAGGCCCTCCTGACGAGCGTCAGCCCATGACCGGCGTGCGACTCTGCACGGCCGCGGTCATCGGCGTGGCCCTGCTCGTCGGCTGCGGGTCCGGTGCGCCAGACATCGCCGCGACCACCTCCAGCGAGCTGCAGTCCGCGGTGCACGACATCGGCACGGCCGCCGCCGCAGGCGACTACACGGCCGCGATGACCCTGCTCGACACCCTCCAGTCGCGGCTCGACCAGGGGCTCGCTGCCGGTCAGGTCACCGCCGACCGCGGGGTCGAGATCCAGTCAGCGCTGGACAAGGTGCGCGGTGATCTCGGAGCGCTCGTCGAGACCTCGACGCCGACCGCATCCCCCTCGCCGACGGCAACAGCGACCGCGGCTCCGAAGCCGGTCACCACGAAGCCCGGCGCCGGGCCCGGCAAGAAGAAGGGCAAGGACTAGGGTTCGGGCGCCGCCGGGTCAGGCGGACGCCGCCGACAGCGCAGCGACCTCGTCAGACGTGAGGTCCAGCGCGGCCGACGCAAGCAGGTCGACGAGCTGACCGGGGGTCCGGGCGCTCGCGATCGGAGCGACGACCGTCGGTTGGCTCCGCAGCCACGCCAGCGCCACCGAGGCGACGCGAACATCGTGGGCAGCGGCCACCTCGTCGAGCGCGGCAAGGACCCGCCGTCCCCGGTCGTCGAGGTAGCGGGCCGCAGCCTCTGCCCGCGGGCTGTCGACCGGCTCTCCCCCGTCGCGATACTTGCCCGCGAGGAACCCCCGCGCCAGCCCGTAGTACGGCAGCACGCCGAGCCCGTGCCGCCGGGCGCTCGTGCGCAACGCGCCCTCGAACCCGCGTTCGACGAGGTTGTACCCGGGCTGCAGGGCGACGGGACGGTGGAGACCTTCACGGTCCGCCACGGCCATCCACTCGTCGAGGCGATCGGCGGTGTAGTTGGAGACCGCCACGTATCGCACGAGGCCGTCGTCGACGAGCGACGAGAACGCCCCCGCCGTCTCTTCGAGCGGGACCGACGCGTCGTCGAAGTGCGCGTAGTACAGGTCGATCCGGTCCGTGCCCAAGCGCTTCAGCGACGCCTGGGCGGCGGCTCGGACGTTGGCCGACGCGAGGCCGCGGAAGTCCGGGTGCTGGCTGACCTTGGTCGCGATCACGACGTCGTCGCGGCTCCCCCGGCTGGCAAGCCAACGCCCGATGAGGGTCTCGCTCTCCCCGCCCGTGTTCCCGGGTGCCCACACCGAGTACGCGTCGGCCGTGTCGAGCATCGTGCCGCCGGCCGAGGTGAACGCGTCGAGCACCGCGAACGTCGCAGCCTCGTCCGCCGTCCAGCCGAACACGTTGCCGCCCAGGACGAGCGGGAAGACCTCCAGGTCCGATGAGCCGACCCGTACGGGCTGCGCGTCCGTCATGTGACTGCCTCTCGTCGGTGAGCCGTGCCCGCGCCCTGTGATCGCGCGGTGAGCTGGGTCGTCGCGCACCGCCTCCCCTTGCGGGGACTACGCAGCTCCCGCCGTCATGCTAGCGGCCACCCACCGACTCGCCCTGGCCGCGGCGACGGTGACGCCGGCGCCTCCGTCTTCGCCGGCGTCACCGTTGAGCCCTCAGGCGTCGCGGCGCCTGAGCAGCACCGCAGCGACCCCGAGCAGGATGACGATCCACGCCGCCAGGACAGCCGCGCCGGGGCCGGCCGCCAGGAGACCGTCGGCCGGGACGACCGAGGTGAAGGATGCCCCGGCGTTGGACGGCAGGTACGGCACGATCGCCGTGGCCCAGCTGTCGGGGAGCACGAGCCCCAGGAGGCCCGGCGCCACGAGCAGCAGCACGAACATCACCCCGATCGCACCCGCGGCGTGCCTCAGGAGTGCACCGATCGCCACGCCGAGGACCGCGATGGCGGCCAGGTAGATTCCCGTGCCGAGGACGGCCCGCAGCACACCGGGATCCGCGAGGCTGACGTTAGCGCCGTCGCCCAGGATGCGCTGCCCAAGGCCGAATGCCGCGAACGACGCCGGGATGGCTGCCACCAGGCTGACCCCACCGATCACGATGGCCTTGCCCCACAGCACCGGGAGCCGGCGCGGTACGGCCGCGAGCGAGGCCCGGATCATCCCGCTCGAGTACTCCCCCGACACCAGAAGCACGCCGAGGATGCCCAGGATGATCTGAGCCAACGAGGCTCCGGTCAGGCTCAGGCTCGTCGGGTCGAGCCCGGAGAACCCGCCCCCACCCGCGCCGCCGCCCGGTCGCTGCGGCTGGACGTCACCCGCCGCGACCCCTGCGGCGAGCGCGCCGAGCCCGATCACGACGACGACGGCCGTCGCCAGCGTGATCCAGGAGGAGCGCAGGCTCGCGAACTTGAACCACTCCGAGAGCACGACGCGCGGGAACGTCACCCGCAGCCGCTGGATGCTCGCCGTGTCGCGCAGCCCCGAGACGGGCACTGCGCTGTCGTCGACCGGCAGGACGAGGGTGGTCATCGTGCGGTCACCTCCTCCGGGTGGTGGGCGGTGTCGCCCGGGTGGAACTCGACCGCGTCGCGGGTCAGCCGCATGAACGCCTCCTCGAGGGAGACCTCCGTCGGGATCAGCGCGTGGATGGGGATGCCGGCGGCGAGGGCCGCGTCGCCGATCCGGGCGGCGTCGATGCCGGTCACCAGGAGGTGCCCGGGCACGTCGTCGGTCGTGACGGTGACGTCGTCGTCCAGCAGCAGGCGCGCGAGGTCCTCCGCACGGGGTGTCCGCACCTGGACGACGACGCCCGACGCCGCCCGTTGCAGCTCGCTCACCGAGGTGTCGGCGATGAGCTCACCCCGACCGATGACGACCAGGTGGTCGGCGACCAGGGCGATCTCCGAGATGAGGTGCGAGGAGATGAAGACCGTGCGTCCCTCGTCGGCGAGCGACCGGAGCAGGCCACGGATCCACAGGATCCCCTCGGGGTCGAGACCATTGACCGGCTCGTCCAGGATGACGACGTCCGGGTCGCCGAGGAGAGCTGCCGCGATGCCGAGCCTCTGGCCCATGCCGAGCGAGAACGCGCCGGCGGGCTTGCGGCCGACCGCGGAGAGCCCCACGAGGTCCAGGACCTCGTCGATGCGCCGACGCGGGATGCCCGTCGTCGTCGCCAGGGTGAGGAGGTGGTTGTAGGCCGACCTGCCCGGGTGGATGGCGC
Encoded here:
- a CDS encoding sensor domain-containing diguanylate cyclase; the protein is MTGAPSHAALLDAMSDGMYVVEPSRLITYWNRAAEAISGFSADDMVGRWCGDGRLNHVNERGVELCGASCPLVATMRDGRPRSVRVFLHHRDGHVRPVHVTAVALRSEDGTISGAVETFRDDSDRRELEQDLREAERLSLVDPLTGVGNRRSLDGCLSRRIADWERHGTRFAALVLDVDRFKQTNDTLGHEAGDAVLMVLARSLAHAVRATDHVVRTGGDEFAVITGPITDDELRSLTARLQVVAAQGRYEDLSPMRITVSIGAATVAVGDDAAALMRRADHQLLRAKRAGRKRDADDATTAP
- a CDS encoding LacI family DNA-binding transcriptional regulator is translated as MPGVTSADVARESGVSRTTVSYVLNAKEGVAISEATRQRVRAAALRLGYSPSAAARTLRLGKSDLVLCVLPNWPIGPVIDTLLDHLARQLAERGLSVLVHHGRGTRPLSELWRAVTPRAVVGFTAFAPEDERSMRQAGIQVVGTALEQDPRDPVVHSVSQTGIGRLQVQHLASRGHRMIAYATATDPRLADFAEGRLAGVRLECADRGLPEPLVTPVDLDVRSAALAVRAWRAADSPVTAVAAYNDEVALAVLAGLHSEGLGVPSEVAVIGVDDIPAARLSLPALTTVSQGVDAQARYLASAVLAALDGHTDPPTFPADVLDVVVRDST
- a CDS encoding adenylyl cyclase; this encodes MRSLPIPGAQRHDTSQPSRRRRGRALALGVALATALTGGIATAAGATNPPATNPTQPDLGPNVIMFDPTMPVSEIQATVDAVNAEQIDAEMETGRHALLFKPGVYGTDTEPLQIKVGYYTEVAGLGASPTDVVINGKIEVYNRCLEDGGTSNCLALVNFWRTLSNLTLNINGAGQDGCRASADFWAVSQAVSMRRLNITGGNLSLMDYCTAGPQYASGGYIADTKSGFIINGSQQQWITRNSDIGGWSNGVWNAVFSGVVGAPTDEAFPNPPYTTLDTTPVSREKPFLYVDGSGRYNVYVPSAQQNSRGVTWADGMTPGRSIPIADFFVVKPSDSVQVINNELARGRNLLLTPGVYDVSRSIAVKRANTVVLGLGHATLTAVGGATPVTVADVPGVILAGLTIDAGDVSSPVLLRVGTKSGHDRDTRSDKKSDALNPTTLSDVYFRVGGPHVGKADVSLEVNSDNVLIDHIWAWRADHGVAGSVGWDINTGRNGVVVNGDDVTATGLFVEHYQQYNVLWNGENGRTVFFQNELPYDPPNQAAWQHDGVLGWAAYKVADDVTTHELWGGGAYIFTNVDPTIHATRGFEVPVTPGVALHHVMTVNLSAGTIDHVVNDTGAPVDNTTTGTPSFVTSFP
- a CDS encoding serine/threonine-protein kinase; amino-acid sequence: MSDTPNTEVAGSLVGDRYRIEAVIGHGGMAAVYRARDELLGRVVALKVIAPASADASSVRRARAEVELLASLNHHALVTLFDAGVDELDGVERTFLVMEFVDGPTLGARIERGPLARADVCRMAVDLAEALHVVHASGIVHRDIKPGNVLLGSSPLPTHEFTAKLADFGIAHLIDSTRLTATGGLVGTAAYLSPEQARGAAPAPASDVYSLGLVLLESLTRTRAFPGALMESVGARLVSDPPIPGSVGSGWAALLSAMTARDPEARPSAVDVAVAARALEHDLLASGDPLDTSFATQVLATSVGGPAPTTLTVPMDAHASGSTAVMPAAVLEQLGRDAASRAAEHAAESSAARATGHEATSSAARTTGHEATSGRTAGSTGAGHPRRLRRPLVLAAVALLVVVAAVVAVPRIAAPAPSTVPTLPAVVEPLGTDLQALLTSVSP
- a CDS encoding aldo/keto reductase, encoding MTDAQPVRVGSSDLEVFPLVLGGNVFGWTADEAATFAVLDAFTSAGGTMLDTADAYSVWAPGNTGGESETLIGRWLASRGSRDDVVIATKVSQHPDFRGLASANVRAAAQASLKRLGTDRIDLYYAHFDDASVPLEETAGAFSSLVDDGLVRYVAVSNYTADRLDEWMAVADREGLHRPVALQPGYNLVERGFEGALRTSARRHGLGVLPYYGLARGFLAGKYRDGGEPVDSPRAEAAARYLDDRGRRVLAALDEVAAAHDVRVASVALAWLRSQPTVVAPIASARTPGQLVDLLASAALDLTSDEVAALSAASA
- a CDS encoding ABC transporter permease subunit, which encodes MTTLVLPVDDSAVPVSGLRDTASIQRLRVTFPRVVLSEWFKFASLRSSWITLATAVVVVIGLGALAAGVAAGDVQPQRPGGGAGGGGFSGLDPTSLSLTGASLAQIILGILGVLLVSGEYSSGMIRASLAAVPRRLPVLWGKAIVIGGVSLVAAIPASFAAFGLGQRILGDGANVSLADPGVLRAVLGTGIYLAAIAVLGVAIGALLRHAAGAIGVMFVLLLVAPGLLGLVLPDSWATAIVPYLPSNAGASFTSVVPADGLLAAGPGAAVLAAWIVILLGVAAVLLRRRDA
- a CDS encoding ABC transporter ATP-binding protein: MIVVDHLTKRYGEKTAVNDLTFTVNPGVVTGFLGPNGAGKSTTMRMIVGLDHPAAGSVTVNGRAYVDHVAPLHQVGALLEARAIHPGRSAYNHLLTLATTTGIPRRRIDEVLDLVGLSAVGRKPAGAFSLGMGQRLGIAAALLGDPDVVILDEPVNGLDPEGILWIRGLLRSLADEGRTVFISSHLISEIALVADHLVVIGRGELIADTSVSELQRAASGVVVQVRTPRAEDLARLLLDDDVTVTTDDVPGHLLVTGIDAARIGDAALAAGIPIHALIPTEVSLEEAFMRLTRDAVEFHPGDTAHHPEEVTAR